A part of Helicobacter fennelliae genomic DNA contains:
- a CDS encoding adenylate kinase — MKKLFLIIGAPGSGKTTDAQLIAQKNAEIIVHYSTGDLLREEVAKGSSEGKIIADIIAKGNLVPLEIVVNTIISAIKSAPRDNIIIDGYPRSIEQMQELDKKLNLQNDVKLAKVIEVEVSEQTARDRVLGRARGADDNVEVFNNRMRVYLEPLKEIQEFYGSQNLLHRINGERTIDEIVDEMNTFIISQI, encoded by the coding sequence ATGAAAAAATTGTTTTTAATCATCGGCGCACCCGGAAGTGGCAAAACAACAGACGCGCAACTTATCGCACAAAAAAATGCCGAGATTATCGTGCATTATTCCACAGGTGATTTGCTACGCGAGGAAGTGGCAAAAGGCTCATCAGAAGGCAAGATTATCGCTGATATTATCGCAAAAGGCAATCTTGTGCCATTAGAAATTGTTGTTAATACGATTATTTCAGCGATTAAATCCGCACCACGCGATAATATCATCATCGATGGCTATCCACGCAGTATCGAGCAAATGCAAGAGCTTGATAAAAAATTAAACCTGCAAAATGATGTGAAACTAGCCAAAGTTATAGAGGTTGAAGTGAGCGAGCAAACCGCTAGAGATAGGGTTTTGGGTAGAGCGAGGGGTGCTGATGATAATGTCGAGGTGTTTAATAATCGTATGCGCGTGTATCTTGAGCCACTCAAAGAGATTCAAGAATTCTATGGCTCTCAGAATCTTTTGCATCGTATTAATGGTGAGCGCACAATCGATGAGATTGTCGATGAAATGAACACCTTTATCATATCTCAAATCTAA
- the ppa gene encoding inorganic diphosphatase, with protein MNIAKISVGEIPEKVNAVIEIPYGSNVKYEVDKESGAVVVDRVMYSAMFYPANYGFVPNTLADDDDPMDILVLNEYPLQAGSVIKCRLIGVLIMEDESGMDEKLIAVPISKIDPRYDKIQSLQDLPKITLDRIKNFFETYKMLEPNKWVKVKDYKDKDEAAKILQKAVQNYK; from the coding sequence ATGAATATAGCAAAAATTTCAGTCGGTGAGATTCCAGAAAAAGTCAATGCAGTTATCGAGATCCCTTATGGATCAAATGTCAAATACGAAGTCGATAAAGAAAGTGGCGCGGTTGTGGTTGATCGCGTAATGTATAGCGCGATGTTTTATCCGGCAAATTATGGATTTGTGCCAAATACTTTGGCTGATGATGATGATCCTATGGATATACTTGTTTTGAATGAATACCCATTGCAAGCAGGAAGTGTGATTAAATGTCGTCTTATCGGCGTGCTTATCATGGAAGATGAAAGCGGGATGGACGAAAAACTCATCGCTGTGCCAATAAGCAAAATCGATCCGCGATATGACAAAATCCAATCACTTCAAGATTTGCCAAAAATCACGCTTGATAGAATCAAAAACTTTTTTGAGACTTACAAAATGCTTGAGCCAAACAAATGGGTAAAAGTTAAAGATTATAAAGACAAAGACGAAGCAGCAAAAATCCTCCAAAAAGCCGTGCAAAACTATAAATAA
- the recR gene encoding recombination mediator RecR: MTHYKNSLGYFTSLVESLEQIPTIGKKSAQKIAYTLAIENKHLALKLAYCIENTIHYIATCKNCGAICEGEICEICLDDKRDNGQLCVVLHPKDIFTIENIGDFGGKYWVVQNAMDKTTDKAMDKIDFTFLRARIVKNHINEIIFAFSPSLANETIMIFIEDKLQDLNLTFSKIAQGVPTGIGLENIDQLSLSRAMSARVKL; the protein is encoded by the coding sequence TTGACTCATTACAAAAATTCTTTGGGATATTTTACTTCTTTGGTGGAATCCTTAGAGCAGATTCCAACCATTGGCAAAAAATCAGCCCAAAAAATAGCCTATACGCTCGCGATAGAAAATAAACATCTCGCCTTAAAACTTGCATATTGCATAGAAAATACCATTCATTATATTGCGACTTGTAAAAATTGTGGTGCGATTTGTGAGGGGGAAATCTGTGAAATCTGCCTTGATGACAAGCGCGATAATGGACAATTATGTGTCGTGCTTCACCCAAAAGATATTTTTACAATCGAAAATATCGGGGATTTTGGTGGTAAATATTGGGTTGTCCAAAATGCTATGGATAAGACTACGGATAAGGCTATGGATAAGATAGATTTTACTTTTTTGCGCGCACGCATTGTAAAAAACCATATCAATGAGATTATTTTTGCATTTTCTCCAAGCCTTGCAAACGAGACGATTATGATATTTATAGAAGATAAACTTCAAGACCTCAATCTCACATTTAGCAAAATCGCGCAAGGAGTGCCAACAGGCATAGGACTTGAAAACATCGATCAGCTTTCTCTCTCGCGAGCGATGAGTGCGAGGGTGAAGCTTTAG